Part of the Caulobacter sp. SL161 genome is shown below.
ATGATCAGCTTCAAGCAATTTGCTCCGCTGAAAGACCTGCTGGGCGGCGAGGAAGCCTTCCTGCGCGCGGTGTTCGAGCACCTGGGCATGTTCGCCAAGATCATCGACCAGGATCCGGCTTGACTTTCGTCACCCGGTTCGCCCCCTCCCCGACCGGCTACCTGCATCGCGGCCACGCCTATTCCGCGCTGACCGCCTTCGAGGCGGCGCGCGCAGCCGGTGGGCGCTTTCTTCTCCGTATCGAGGACATCGACGCCACCCGTTGCCGGCCGGAGTACGACGCGGCGATCCTGGAGGACTTGGCCTGGCTGGGCCTGCGCTGGGAAGAGCCGGTCCGCCGACAGTCCGAGCATCTGACTGACTTTGAGACGGCCATAGCGGGGCTGCGCGACCGAGGGCTCGTCTATCGCTGCTTCAAGACCCGCAAGGAAATCGACATCGGACGCGCGCCGCACGCGCCCGCCGTCGCCTATGTCGGCGCGCCGCTCGACGCCCGCGAGGAGGCCGAGCGGCTGGCGCTCGCCGAGCCTTTCGCCTGGCGGCTCTCTCTGGCTGCGGCGCACAAGGCTCTCGACGGCTTCGACCACCTCACCTTCGTCGAGGAAGGCGTCGACGGATCATCGCCCCGGACCGTCCAGGCCCGGCCCGAGACCGCCGGCGACATTGTGCTGGCCCGTAAGGACGTCGGCGTGGCCTACCATCTGGCGGTCGTCCACGACGACGCGCTGCAAGGGGTCACCCATGTGATCCGGGGCGAGGACCTTTTCGAGGCCACCCACATCCAGCGCCTGCTACAGGCGCTGCTGGACCTGCCGACCCCGGTCTACCGCCACCACGGCCTACTCACAGGGGCGGACGGCAAGCGCTACGCCAAGCGCGACAAGGCACAGACCCTGCGGGAGCTCCGGGCGACAGGCGTGGGCGCACAAGATCTTAGGGCGGAGCTGGGCTTTTCTTAAAGCACCGAGCCTACCGGCGAATGCCGGGACCCAGATCGAACCCACCGACGTCTTTCCGCTCAGCCCAAAGAGATGTCGCACCATCGCTGACCGCCCCGGGTGAATCTGGGCCCCGGCATTCGCCGGGGGGGGTCGGAAGGACTTGGATCAGCCCCCGCCCGCCTGCTCCACCAACTGGCCCATGGCCTTCAGGTAGTTCGAGAACGCCGCCCGACCGGTGTCGGTCAGCCGCACCCGGGTCAGAGGCTTGCGGCCGACGAAGCTCTTGTCGATCGACACGTATCCCGCCTCCTCCAGCTTGCGCAGGTGGATGGAGAGATTGCCCTGGGTGACCTCGAGCACGTCCTTGAGCTCGGTGAAATCGGCCACCTCGGCGCTGGCCAGATAGGCGACAATGCCCAGCCGGACCCGGCCGTGGATCACATCGTCCAGCCCGCTGATGTCGAACTTGGGGGCCACCGAGCGCCTCAGGCCGCCGACCGCATGGCCTGGCGCATCATGTAGAAGCCCGGGGCCGCCATGAACGCGAACAGGCCAAAGCTGGCGATCAGCAGGTAGAGATCCGCGCGCTCGATCAGAAGGCCCATCGCCACGCCCGAGACCAGCCAGCCCAGGGCGACAACCAGCATCCACATCCGGCGGCGCAGCACATAGATCACCTGCCACACCGCGCCCTGCAGGATGAACACCACCGCCGGATGGAAGAGCCAGTAGTGGAAGTCCTTGTGGCGCGAGGCGGCCGCCGCGAAGACGATGATCAGGGCCAGGTTCGCCACACCAGTCGCCTGGAACGCGGCGTTGACCGCCCGATTGGTGACGCCGCGCTGCGGGTTCTTGTGATCCTTGATGATGACGATGGTCATCAGCACCAGGAAGATCACCGTCGGCGCCCAGGCCAGGATCAGGTTGCCGAGGCCCCCGAGGCTGATCACCCCGCGTTCCTGGACGACATAGATCAGGGACTGGAGGCCATAGAGCAGCCCGGCCGCGCCGTAGAGCGCCCCGCCGGCGACGCCCAGCCCGCCGCGTTCCTGCGAGCCCTCGGCGAGGCCGCGCAGGAAGGCCAGGTCGTCCTGGACGCTCTTCAGGTCTTTGCTCATGTCGGCCCCTTTCAGCGCGGCATCATGGACGGTCACAGGATTCGACCCAACAGCGGCAGGCGGCGAAGCGCCATGGTCAGGATCCAGCTCAGGACGACGGCGCCGCCGAACACCGCTGCGCCCTTGGCCAGTCCACCCCAGGCTTGAGGCAGCAGCAGCCAGGCCAGCCAGGCCGTGAAGACGTAGTGGGTCAGGTACATGCCGTAGGCGTTGGCCTGCAGGCTCGCCCCCAGCGGACCGGTCTTCTTCACGAATCGCAGGAAGGTCGCCAGGGCCGCGAAGGACAGGGTGGCGCAGGCCAGGGCGAACATCACGCCGCCGCCGATATCCAGCGCTACGCGCGGCGGCGGTTTGGGCGAGAAGGCCATGATGATCACCGCGATCACGCCCACGACGGGGAGGATCGGCGCGGCCTGCCAGGCCCACCAGCGCTTGGCGAGCTTGCCTTCGGGGTCGGTGAGACCTTGCCCCACGCCGCCGGCGCCCACCGCGACGCCGGCCAGGAAGTAGACGAGGTAGTGAACGACGCGCGAGGTCTGGACCGTGAAGGGGCCCAACTGCGTCCAGTGCATGAAGGTGAAAGTCGCGCTCATCGGGATGTAGGCCACGGCGCTGGCGATCACGAGACCCAGGAAGAACAGGCCGGGCTTGCGATCCGCGCCGCGCACCAGCCGGCCCAGGGCGTCGATCACGCCCGGCGCGATGAGGTTGAGCAAGGTTATGACGGCGCCAAAGGCGAGCAGCACCCACAGGAACCAGGCCGGACCGCTGGGCCAGGACGGCAGGTCGAGCCAGGCGCTTGCAAAGCCGGCGATAGAGACATCCCCACCCGCCTGCAGCCAGGCCGGAAAGTAGGCCAGCGGCGCCAGCAGGCCGGCGGCCAGCACGAACGGAACGCCCAGTCGCGCGGCCCTTCCGCGCAGGAAGCCGCCATTCCCCTTGGCCTTCAGGCCATCGGCGACGAACAGGCCCGAGATGAAGAACATCAGCGACATGAAGAAGAGGTCGTTGATCAGGGTCAGCAGCCCAAACAGCTCGTACTTCTGCGGATCGCGGACCGGGAAGGCCTGCCAAAGGTAAGGGGCCTGGCTGAAGTCGCCGATGGGCGGCGCGTTGGGCGTGTAGGCCAGCACCGTATGGTGAGCGATGACCAGCAGCGTGACAAAGGCGCGCAAGGCGCCGATCGGGGCGTTGCGGCCGCCGATCTCGGCGATCGTCGATCGTTCGGTGGCGCTGATGGGCGCGTGCATGGGTTGGCTCCCCTTCCTCAAGTGGCCGCACCATGGATCAACAAGTTTGTTCTGTAAACTAGTCTACCAAAGACCTAATCTCTCTCACCGTGTCATCCCGGGCGGCGAAGCCGACCCGGGACCCAGGGGCCAAGCGCAGTGAGGTTACCCCTGGGCCCCGGCTCTCCGCTTCGCTACGGCCGGGGTGACACGATATAAAACTCTGATTTTACTATGCTTAGAGCGCTCACCGCGCCCAGTAGCGATACCGATACGCCGGCTCGAAACCCTCGTCGGCATAGAGGGCGATGGCGGGCGCGTTGTCGGCCTCGACCTGCAGCCAGGCGCGCTCCGCACCCAGCGTCGACGCTTCCGACAGCAGAGCGCGCAGCACCAGGCGGGCCAAACCCTGGCGACGATGGGCCTGGGCCGTGCGCATGCCGAAGATCCCCGCGAAGCCGCTACTGACGGCGCTGGCGCCGATCGCCGCCGGTCCGCCGTCGACGTCCAGGCGCGCGAACCGGGCGGGCGCCGGGATGCGCCGGAGGGTCTCCAGACGCTCGCGGCCGTCCTCGGGGTCGCCGGCGGTAGCGGAGAACACCGCCTCGAAGGCGTCATCGGGCGTCGTCGAGACGACCACGAGATCGCTCCCCTGCCCGCCCGTCGGGCCCAGCATGACGAGGGTTTCCTTGGTCGGCGCATAACCGCGCGCGGCGAGCCGGTGGTCGAGGTCCGCAGGCGCGAAAATCCCGTCCGTGAGCTTGAAGCGCGGCGGCAGGCCTCGCTGCTGCAGCCAGGCCTCAACCGCCGTGATCGCCTCATCGACATCGCGATCGGGTGCGCCAAGCGGCCAGCAGGCGTTGATGCGCATCGAATGGCCCGACGCCGCATTCAGCCGCCAGCCGCCCAGGACGGCCCGCTCTCGCGCGGGCCAGGCGTCGTCGGCCAGCGGCTCCAGCCGCGCCGGATCGATCACTTCTCGGCCAGAAGCTTTTCGACGATTCCCCGCACCTCGGGGGCAGACCAGTCAGCCGGACCCGCCAGGCGCGCGCGCTCACGGCCCTGACGGTCATAGATGATCGTCGTCGGATAACCTTGGGCGCGCGGCTGCAGATCGAAGGACAGCTTGTAGGAGGGGTCGCGATAGGTCACGAGCGGCGGGTTGGCCGCCATCTCTTCGCGGACCAGATTCAGATCGCTGTCGCGGTCGACGCTGATCGGCAGCACGGTGACCGGCTGAGTGGCGTAGGCCGACTGTAGCTTGGCCAGGGTGGGCATCTCGGCCTTGCACGGGGCGCACCAGGTCGCCCACAGGTTCATGACCACCACGCGCCCCTTGAAGTCGGCCAGGGTCGTGGGCTTGCCGTCCATCGAGGTGAAGACCGTCGTCGGCGCAGGACGCGGCGTGGCGGGCACGTCCAGCTTCTCGAAGGCGCCCTTCTTGAATTCTGTGAGGTCGGCGGGACCAGAGGGTTTGAACGAAGCCGACGCGATGACGTATAGAACCGCCGCGACGCCCAAGAGGATGACGCCCGCCAGCGCCATTCTCATAGGATTACGCTTCTTGGCTTCCTCGCCGTTCTGACCCGACTGGACTTCGTTCATATGACCGACAACGCCTCCAACACGCCCAAGGCCAAGGGCCAGGGCCAAGCTATGTGGGGCGGCCGGTTCTCGGCCAAGCCGGCGGAACTGATGCAGGCGATCAACGTCTCCATCGGCTTCGACAAGCGCCTGTGGGCGCAAGACCTGGCAGGCTCCCGCGCCCACGCGCGGATGTTGATGAACCAAGGCGTGATTGCAAGCCATGACGGCGAGGAAATCCTGGAGGGTCTCGCCCGCGTCGAGGACGAGCTGCTGTCGGGGACGTTCCCGTTCCGCGACGAATACGAAGACATCCACATGAACATCGAAGCGCGGCTGCGCGAGCTGATCGGCCCGACGGCGGGCCGGCTGCACACCGCCCGCTCGCGCAACGATCAGGTGGCTGTCGATTTCCGCCTGTGGGTGCGCGACGCCTGCGACCGCACGGTCGGCCAGCTCGAAGCGCTGCAGAAGGCGCTGCTGACCCAGGCCGAGACCCATGCCGACGCCCTGATGCCGGGCTTCACGCATCTGCAACCGGCCCAGCCGGTGACCTTTGGCCACCACCTGATGGCCTATGTCGAGATGTTCGGCCGCGACGCCGGCCGTTTCCGCGACGCCCGCGCGCGGATGAACGAGTGCCCGCTGGGCGCCGCCGCCCTGGCCGGCTCGCCCTTCCCGATCGACCGCCAGCAGACGGCGAGCGCCCTGGGCTTTGACCGTCCGACCGCCAACTCGCTGGACAGCGTCTCGTCGCGCGACTTCGCCCTGGAGGCCCTGTCGGCCGCCTCGATCACCGCCACGCACCTGTCGCGGCTGGCCGAGGAGATCGTCCTTTGGACGACGCCGATGTTCGGCTTCATCAAGCTGACCGACGCCTTCACCACCGGCAGCTCGATCATGCCGCAGAAGAAGAACCCCGACGCGGCCGAGCTGATCCGCGCCAAGGTCGGCCGCATCCTGGGCTCGCTGACCACCCTGACGGTGGTCATGAAAGGCCTGCCGCTGGCCTATTCGAAGGACATGCAGGAAGACAAGGTCCCGACCTTCGAGGCCTTCGACGCGCTCGAGCTGTCGTTGCTCGCCATGGCCGGCATGGTCGCCGACCTGACGCCGAACACCGAAAACATGGCCAAGGCGGCCGGCGCGGGCTTCTCCACCGCCACCGATCTGGCCGATTGGCTGGTGCGGACGCTGAACATGCCTTTCCGTGACGCTCACCACGTGACAGGCTCCGCCGTGAAGACGGCCGAAGGCTTGGGCGTCGATCTGGCGGATCTTTCCCTGGCGCAGTTCCAGGCGATCGAACCCCGGATCACGAACGACGTCTACGCCGTCCTGACCCCGGCCGCCTCGGCGGCCAGCCGCATGAGCTATGGCGGGACGGCCCCCGCCCAGGTGCGCGCCCAGATCGCGCGTTGGAAGGAACAGCTGGCATGAGCCGCACTCTGACGACCCTCGCCCTGGCCGCCCTGGCCGTCACGGCCGCCGCTTGCGGCAAACAGGGCGCGCTGGAGCGCCCGGCCCCGCTGTGGGACGCCCAGAAAAAGGCCGCCTGGGCCGCCGAACGCCGTATGGCCTCGGCCCAGGCCAACCAGCCCGCCCGCGCCGGCGGCGCCCAGGAGATCCGCGACCCGGCCTCCAGCAACCGCACCATCCGCGCCGCACCGCTGCCCGGCACCCGCGACCCGTTCGGCGGTCCGTCCGCCGCCGGCTTCCCCGGCGCCACGCCCAACTAAGAGACTCCGTTGAATCACTTCGAGTACGGCCCGCAGGGCCTGGCCTGCGAAGGCGTGCCCCTGGCCAGGATCGCGGCCGAGGTCGGCACGCCGGTCTATGTGTACAGCCGCGCCACGCTGGAACGGCACTTCGTCGTGTTCCGCGACGCCTTGGCGATGTCCGGCGTGGTCGATCCGCTGATCGCCTATGCGGTGAAGGCCAATTCCAACGTCGCGGTGCTGAAGGTGCTGGGCGAGCTGGGCGCCGGCGCCGACACGGTGTCCGAGGGTGAGGTGCGCCGCGCCCTGGCCGCCGGCATTCCGGGTGAGCGGATCGTCTTTTCGGGCGTCGGCAAGGCGCGGCGCGAGATCGCCTTCGCGCTGCAGGCCGGTGTCGCCGAGATCAATGTCGAGTCAGAGCCGGAGCTCAACCTGATCGCCGACGTCGCCGCCGAGCTGGGCGTGCGCGCCAAGGTCGCCTTCCGGGTCAATCCGGACGTCGCGGCCGGCGGTCACGCCAAGATCGCCACCGGAAAGTCCGAGAACAAGTTCGGCGTCTCGTTCGCCGAGGCCGCGCGCCTCTACGCCAACGCCAGCAACAACGCCAATCTCCAGCCCGTGGGCGTGGCCTGCCACATCGGCAGCCAGATCACCGATCTGGCCCCCATGCGCGCGGCGTTCACCAAGATGCGGGGCCTCGTGGAGCAGCTGCTGGGCGAAGGCCTGTCGGTCGAGCGCCTGGACCTGGGCGGGGGCCTGGGCGTGCCCTATTTCAATCACCCCGAACCGCCCTCGCCGGCCGAGTTCGCAGCCATGGTCGGCGAGGTCACGCAAGGCCTGCCCGTCACCCTGGCCTTCGAGCCCGGTCGGGTGATCGCCGCCAACGCCGGCGTCCTGGTGTCGGAAGTCATCCACGTCCACGAGCGCCCCGAGGGTCGCAAGTTCCTGGTCATCGACGCGGCCATGAACGACCTGGTCCGCCCGGCCATGTACGACGCCTTCCACGACATTCGCCCGGTGATCCAGCGTCCTGGGGAAACGGTCTATGATGTGGTCGGTCCGGTCTGCGAGACAGGCGACACCTTCACCCGCGACCGCGCCCTGCCGCCGTTCGCGGCGGGCGACCTGGTGGCCTTCATGTCGGCGGGCGCCTATGGCGCAGCCATGGCCAGCGAGTACAACACCCGTCCGCTGGTGCCAGAGGTGCTGGTCGACGGCGACCGCTATGCGGTGATCCGCAAGCGCCCGACCTATGACGAGATGCTGGCGCGGGATCTGGTGCCGGACTGGGTGTAGGGCCCTAAAAATCCTCCCCCTCGCGGGGGAGGTGTCGACGAAGTCGACGGAGGGGGAAGAGGCCCGGCTGGGGCGACTTCCCCCTCCGGCCTTCGGCCGCCTCCCCCGCTAGGGGGAGGATTTCCATCTCATCAATCCATCGCCCCAATATACGGCAGGCCCCGGCTCTTGCCCTCGTCGTCCAGACCGTAGCCGACGAGATAGCGCGCCGGCGCTTCCCAGGCGACGAAGTCGGGCTCCATGCCGCGATCCTTGGGCCAGGGCTTGCGGGCGAAGACGGCGGTCAGCACTTCGCTGGCGCCGGCGTCCTTCACCAGACGCGCGGCTTCCGACAGCGACAGGCCGGTGTCGAAGACGTCGTCGACGACCAAGGCGCGGCGGCCGACCAGCGGGCGCTGCAGATCGGCGCGGACCTCGCAGCGGCCGGAGCTCTTGCGCTCGTCGTGGTAGGAGGCCAGCCACAGGGCGTCGAAGCGGACGTCGCGTCCGGCCTTCCACAGCGCGCGGGTGAGGTCGGCGGCAAACCACAGGCCGCCGGTGAGCAGGCAGACCACGACGGTGTCGTCGTCGATGCGCGGCGCGATCTGCTCGGCCAGTTTTTGAACCCGTTCGGCGATCTCGGCTTCCGAGATCAGGACTTCGGGCTTGGGAAGGTCATTCATGATGAGCGGGTTCGTGAGAGTCTGAAGGGGGAGTTTGGTCCCCGCTCTCATGTCCCGGGGGTTCCTGTCCAGCCGCTTCGTGCGCGGCGGGCGCGTCCTGGGCGCCGCGCAGGGCGACCTCGGGCTCGGCGCCATGGGCTTCCGGCTTCTTCAGCGCGGCCTTGACCGCCTTGGCCGCGCCCGGCTCGGTGGCGAAGGCGATCTGCAGATCCTTGGCGGTGCGCGGCGGGTCCAGGAAGGTGATCGAGAAATGGCGCACCTCGCCCGGCGGGATCTTGGCGTCGGCGGCCGCAGCCAGTTGCCCCGCCACGCGCTTTTCTTCCTTGCTCAGCAGCTCCACGCGCAATGGCGGCGCGATGACCTCATGCTCGGTGATGTTGCGGATCGAACCGGTGATGGTCACCGCCGCGCGGCCCTCCTGCATCGAGGGCTGGGCCTTGATGCTGCCGGCGTCGATCACCAGGCCCACTGTGTTCACCGGCAGGCCCACGGCGGCGTAGGCGCCCGCCGAGCCCGGCATGATGCGCACGACATCGATCCGGAAGATCAGGGCCGCGACCACGACCACCGCCATGGCGGCGGCCATGCCGGCCCAGATCACGCCCGTAGCGGTCGCCGCGCGCAGGCGACGCTCGGCATCGGCGCGCGCGCGGAAAACCTTGGGAAGTTCTTCGCCCGGAAGCGCGCTGACCGGCGGCTCTTCGGCCTCGGCGGCGACGGCTTCTTCTGCGGCTTCGTCGCGATCACCTTGGGATCTGGCGCTGGCGGCGGCCGGCTCTTCGAAGAGGTCGAGCGGCTCTTCAGCCTCGTCCTTGAAGGCGGTCCAGCGATTGCCGCAAGAGGCGCAACGCACGACGCGACCGTCCGGCCCGACCTTGGAGTCGTCGACGAAATAGCGGCTGGCGCACTCCGGGCAGGTCAGTATCATGGCCGCGAATCGAACGAACCCCACATGACTTACTGGGGTCGCTGATTTTAACCCTGATGTCCAGAAAGCCCAGTGACGCGCCTTGCGGATCGACACAGAACAGGGCGATGACGCCCTTCCGGTGGTCCGCTTTGAAGGCGTCTCGATGCGCTATGGGCGGGGCCCGGAAACCCTCAGAGATATAAGCTTTTCCCTGGAGCCGGGATCGTTCCACTTCCTGACCGGCGCGTCGGGTGCGGGCAAGAGCTCGCTGCTCAAGCTGATCTATCTGGCGCACCGTGCGTCACGGGGTCGCGTGGAGCTGTTCGGGCGTGACGTGAGCCTGACCCACGCCTCGGACCTTCCCTTCCTGCGCCGTCGCATCGGGGTGGTCTTCCAGGAGTTCCGGCTGCTGGAGCACCTGTCGGTGTTCGACAACGCCGCCCTGCCCCTGCGGATTCTCGGTCGCAAGCCGGCCACCTATCGCGAGGACGTGGCCGAGCTTTTGACCTGGGTGGGCCTGGGCGAGCGGATGCACGCCCTGCCCGCCACGCTGTCGGGCGGCGAGAAGCAACGCCTGGCCATCGCCCGCGCCGTCGTCGACCGTCCCGACGTGCTGCTGGCCGACGAGCCGACCGGCAATGTCGATCCGGCCATGTCGCTGCGCCTGCTGCGCCTGTTCGTCGAACTGAACCGTCTGGGCACCACGGTGCTGATCGCCACCCACGACGAGGACCTCGTGGCGCGCGCCGCCCGGCCGACCCTGCACCTGGAGCATGGACGCCTCGTGGATCTGGGAGGCCGGCCATGAGCGAGTTCTTTCAGGTTTCGCGCTGGAAGCCGGGCCCCTTGCTGCCGCCGCGCGACGCCCGTGACGGCGCGCTGGTGTTCGTGGTCGCGGTGCTGTGCTTCCTGGCGTGTCTGACGGCCTTCGCCGCCCTGGCGGCCAATCGCGCCGCGCACGGCTGGACGGCGCAACTGAGCGGCTCGGCGACCGTGGTGGTCCGCGCCCGCAGCAATGAGACGCCCGACAGCGCCGCCGCCCGCGCCGCCGAGACCCTGGCCGGCGTTCGCGGCGTGATCGAGGCCCAGGCCCTGCCGCGCGAGAAGGCCGAAGCGTTGCTGGCGCCGTGGATCGGGGCCGAGGCCCTGGTCGACGACCTGCCCACGCCGCGCCTAGTCACGCTGGAACTCGATCCCAAGGCGCCGCCGACGGCGGGCATTCTGGACCGCGCGCTACGGGCGGCGGGGGTCGACGCCACGGTCGACGACCACAGCCGGTGGATCGCCGATATCGAACGCGCCGCCAACATCGCGCGGTTCGCGGCGCTGGGCGTGTTCGCCCTGATCGCGGCGGCCACGGCGGCGGTGATCGCCTTCGCCACGCGGGCGGGCCTGGCGGCGCGGCGCGATGTGATCGAGGTGCTGCACTTCTCGGGCGCCGAAGCGCGTTTCATCGCAAGCCTGTTCCAGAACCGGTTCGCGACCATGGGCGCGCTGGCGGGGTTGCTGGGCGGCGCGGCGGCGGCCATCATCGGCGCGCTCGCGCGTTACTTCGCCGGCGGCGCAGGCGTCGCACCGGTTCTGCCGCTGGCCTGGATTGACCTGCTGGCCGCCCTGCCCGCGCCGGTGCTGGCGGCCTTGATCGCCGGCGTCTCGGCCCGCCTGGCGGCGTCGCGCATCGTGGGGGAGATGCCGTGAAGACCTTGGCCGCACTGCTGATCGCCCTGATGATCTGGGGCCTTGGACTTCTGGCGTTCACCGGCCGGGTCGATCAATCGACCCCCGCGCCCGAGCCGCCGATCTCGGACGGCGTCGTCGCGCTGACCGGCGCCTCGACCCTCCGCCTGGAAGCCGCGACTCGCCTGCTGGAAGACGGCAAGGGCCAGCGCTTGCTGATTTCCGGCGTCAATCGCGAAGCCACCCGGGCCGAGATCCAGGCGGTCACCAAGGCCGTGAAGCCGATCTACGACTGCTGCGTCGACTTGGGCTTCGCCGCCGCCAACACCGTGGGCAATGCGCGGGAGACCGCGGAATGGGCCCGGTCCAAGGGCTATAAGAGCCTGATCGTGGTCACCGCCGACTACCACATGCCCCGCTCGATGCTGGAGCTTCGCGCGGCCATGCCCAATGTTGCGCTGCATCCCTATCCGGTGAAAACCGATCTGAACGCCCGTCGCTGGTGGAAGACTGGCGTCAGCGCCCGGCGCATGATCGTGGAGTACTGCAAGTACCTGGCGATTCTGGGTCGCGAGGCGTTCCTGGGACTTGGCCCAGAGGACAAGGCCGCCCCGGCGGCGAAGGAAGTGTCTTGATCTATCTGCGTTCGTTCCTGTTCCAGTTGGTTTTCTGGCTGTGGTCGGCCAGCATGGCGGTCTTCATGCTCGTCACCCTGCCGATGCCGCGCGCGGTGAATCGCGCCTGCATGGCCACATGGTCTTGGGGCTTGCGGCTGCTGCTGCGCGTCCTGGTGAACGTGAAGATCGAGATCCGGGGACAGGAGAACATTCCCCACGCCGCTGGCCTGGTCGCCGCCAAGCACCAGTCGATGTTCGACGTCTTCAGCCAGTTCTCGATCCTGCCGGACGCCTGCTTCGTCATGAAGAAGGAGCTCTTGATGGTGCCCCTCTTCGGCTGGCACGGGCTGAAGGCTGATATGATCGTGGTCGATCGCGACGGTCACTCCGCCGCGCTCAAGAAGCTGGTTCGCGACGCCGTCGGTCGCATGAAGGAAAGCCGCCAGATCGTGATCTTCCCGGAAGGCACGCGCGGCAAGGTCGGCGAGCCGGGCGACTACAAGCCCGGCATCGCCGCACTGTATCGTGAACTGAACATGCCCGTGACGCCTCTGGCCCTGAACTGCGGCTCGCACTGGAACAAGAGCCTTCTGATCCAGCCCGGCACGATCGTGTTCGAATATCTGCCCGCCATCCCCGCCGGCCTGAAGCGCGGCGAATTCATGCGCGAACTGCAGACCCGAATCGACACGGCGACCAAGGCGCTGGAGGATGCGGGGCTTTAAGCCGCCTCGCGCGCCTCGACCAT
Proteins encoded:
- the gluQRS gene encoding tRNA glutamyl-Q(34) synthetase GluQRS, yielding MTFVTRFAPSPTGYLHRGHAYSALTAFEAARAAGGRFLLRIEDIDATRCRPEYDAAILEDLAWLGLRWEEPVRRQSEHLTDFETAIAGLRDRGLVYRCFKTRKEIDIGRAPHAPAVAYVGAPLDAREEAERLALAEPFAWRLSLAAAHKALDGFDHLTFVEEGVDGSSPRTVQARPETAGDIVLARKDVGVAYHLAVVHDDALQGVTHVIRGEDLFEATHIQRLLQALLDLPTPVYRHHGLLTGADGKRYAKRDKAQTLRELRATGVGAQDLRAELGFS
- a CDS encoding winged helix-turn-helix domain-containing protein, which gives rise to MAPKFDISGLDDVIHGRVRLGIVAYLASAEVADFTELKDVLEVTQGNLSIHLRKLEEAGYVSIDKSFVGRKPLTRVRLTDTGRAAFSNYLKAMGQLVEQAGGG
- a CDS encoding acyltransferase family protein, translated to MRKGSQPMHAPISATERSTIAEIGGRNAPIGALRAFVTLLVIAHHTVLAYTPNAPPIGDFSQAPYLWQAFPVRDPQKYELFGLLTLINDLFFMSLMFFISGLFVADGLKAKGNGGFLRGRAARLGVPFVLAAGLLAPLAYFPAWLQAGGDVSIAGFASAWLDLPSWPSGPAWFLWVLLAFGAVITLLNLIAPGVIDALGRLVRGADRKPGLFFLGLVIASAVAYIPMSATFTFMHWTQLGPFTVQTSRVVHYLVYFLAGVAVGAGGVGQGLTDPEGKLAKRWWAWQAAPILPVVGVIAVIIMAFSPKPPPRVALDIGGGVMFALACATLSFAALATFLRFVKKTGPLGASLQANAYGMYLTHYVFTAWLAWLLLPQAWGGLAKGAAVFGGAVVLSWILTMALRRLPLLGRIL
- a CDS encoding GNAT family N-acetyltransferase, which codes for MIDPARLEPLADDAWPARERAVLGGWRLNAASGHSMRINACWPLGAPDRDVDEAITAVEAWLQQRGLPPRFKLTDGIFAPADLDHRLAARGYAPTKETLVMLGPTGGQGSDLVVVSTTPDDAFEAVFSATAGDPEDGRERLETLRRIPAPARFARLDVDGGPAAIGASAVSSGFAGIFGMRTAQAHRRQGLARLVLRALLSEASTLGAERAWLQVEADNAPAIALYADEGFEPAYRYRYWAR
- a CDS encoding TlpA family protein disulfide reductase, with the protein product MNEVQSGQNGEEAKKRNPMRMALAGVILLGVAAVLYVIASASFKPSGPADLTEFKKGAFEKLDVPATPRPAPTTVFTSMDGKPTTLADFKGRVVVMNLWATWCAPCKAEMPTLAKLQSAYATQPVTVLPISVDRDSDLNLVREEMAANPPLVTYRDPSYKLSFDLQPRAQGYPTTIIYDRQGRERARLAGPADWSAPEVRGIVEKLLAEK
- the argH gene encoding argininosuccinate lyase, with product MTDNASNTPKAKGQGQAMWGGRFSAKPAELMQAINVSIGFDKRLWAQDLAGSRAHARMLMNQGVIASHDGEEILEGLARVEDELLSGTFPFRDEYEDIHMNIEARLRELIGPTAGRLHTARSRNDQVAVDFRLWVRDACDRTVGQLEALQKALLTQAETHADALMPGFTHLQPAQPVTFGHHLMAYVEMFGRDAGRFRDARARMNECPLGAAALAGSPFPIDRQQTASALGFDRPTANSLDSVSSRDFALEALSAASITATHLSRLAEEIVLWTTPMFGFIKLTDAFTTGSSIMPQKKNPDAAELIRAKVGRILGSLTTLTVVMKGLPLAYSKDMQEDKVPTFEAFDALELSLLAMAGMVADLTPNTENMAKAAGAGFSTATDLADWLVRTLNMPFRDAHHVTGSAVKTAEGLGVDLADLSLAQFQAIEPRITNDVYAVLTPAASAASRMSYGGTAPAQVRAQIARWKEQLA
- the lysA gene encoding diaminopimelate decarboxylase encodes the protein MNHFEYGPQGLACEGVPLARIAAEVGTPVYVYSRATLERHFVVFRDALAMSGVVDPLIAYAVKANSNVAVLKVLGELGAGADTVSEGEVRRALAAGIPGERIVFSGVGKARREIAFALQAGVAEINVESEPELNLIADVAAELGVRAKVAFRVNPDVAAGGHAKIATGKSENKFGVSFAEAARLYANASNNANLQPVGVACHIGSQITDLAPMRAAFTKMRGLVEQLLGEGLSVERLDLGGGLGVPYFNHPEPPSPAEFAAMVGEVTQGLPVTLAFEPGRVIAANAGVLVSEVIHVHERPEGRKFLVIDAAMNDLVRPAMYDAFHDIRPVIQRPGETVYDVVGPVCETGDTFTRDRALPPFAAGDLVAFMSAGAYGAAMASEYNTRPLVPEVLVDGDRYAVIRKRPTYDEMLARDLVPDWV
- a CDS encoding phosphoribosyltransferase, which codes for MRAGTKLPLQTLTNPLIMNDLPKPEVLISEAEIAERVQKLAEQIAPRIDDDTVVVCLLTGGLWFAADLTRALWKAGRDVRFDALWLASYHDERKSSGRCEVRADLQRPLVGRRALVVDDVFDTGLSLSEAARLVKDAGASEVLTAVFARKPWPKDRGMEPDFVAWEAPARYLVGYGLDDEGKSRGLPYIGAMD
- a CDS encoding MJ0042-type zinc finger domain-containing protein, encoding MGFVRFAAMILTCPECASRYFVDDSKVGPDGRVVRCASCGNRWTAFKDEAEEPLDLFEEPAAASARSQGDRDEAAEEAVAAEAEEPPVSALPGEELPKVFRARADAERRLRAATATGVIWAGMAAAMAVVVVAALIFRIDVVRIMPGSAGAYAAVGLPVNTVGLVIDAGSIKAQPSMQEGRAAVTITGSIRNITEHEVIAPPLRVELLSKEEKRVAGQLAAAADAKIPPGEVRHFSITFLDPPRTAKDLQIAFATEPGAAKAVKAALKKPEAHGAEPEVALRGAQDAPAAHEAAGQEPPGHESGDQTPPSDSHEPAHHE
- the ftsE gene encoding cell division ATP-binding protein FtsE, producing the protein MRIDTEQGDDALPVVRFEGVSMRYGRGPETLRDISFSLEPGSFHFLTGASGAGKSSLLKLIYLAHRASRGRVELFGRDVSLTHASDLPFLRRRIGVVFQEFRLLEHLSVFDNAALPLRILGRKPATYREDVAELLTWVGLGERMHALPATLSGGEKQRLAIARAVVDRPDVLLADEPTGNVDPAMSLRLLRLFVELNRLGTTVLIATHDEDLVARAARPTLHLEHGRLVDLGGRP